The following are encoded together in the Nocardioides sp. Arc9.136 genome:
- a CDS encoding acyl-CoA dehydrogenase family protein: MQLELSAEDAAFRDEMRTFFTTEVPQEIRDAVANRRELTKDQIVESQRVLNAHGLAVPNWPVEWGGKDWSPLRRHIWHEEMQRADVPAPLAFNASMIGPVIAHFGSQEIKERFLPATANLDIWWSQGFSEPDAGSDLASLRTTAVRDGDEFVVNGQKTWTTLGQYGDWIFTLVRTDPDVKKQAGISMLLIDMTSPGLTVRPIELIDGGHEVNEVWFEDVRVPAGNLVGELNSGWTQAKFLLGNERVGVAPVGGTKRVLAQAKDWARETGQLDDPLTSSRIAELENELLALELTALRVVAHSADGKPHPASSVLKLKGTELQQAVSELVVDLAGPASLATGAGDDSDLPWWSRRATPAYLNLRKASIYGGSNEVQRQIIAKTILGL, encoded by the coding sequence ATGCAGCTGGAGCTGTCCGCCGAGGACGCCGCGTTCCGCGACGAGATGCGGACGTTCTTCACCACCGAGGTCCCGCAGGAGATCCGCGACGCCGTCGCGAACCGCCGCGAGCTGACCAAGGACCAGATCGTCGAGAGCCAGCGGGTGCTCAACGCCCACGGCCTCGCGGTCCCGAACTGGCCGGTCGAGTGGGGAGGCAAGGACTGGTCCCCGCTGCGCCGCCACATCTGGCACGAGGAGATGCAGCGCGCCGACGTGCCCGCTCCGCTGGCCTTCAACGCCTCGATGATCGGGCCGGTGATCGCCCACTTCGGGTCCCAGGAGATCAAGGAGCGGTTCCTGCCGGCGACGGCGAACCTCGACATCTGGTGGTCCCAGGGCTTCTCCGAGCCCGACGCCGGCTCCGACCTGGCCTCGCTGCGCACGACCGCGGTCCGCGACGGCGACGAGTTCGTCGTCAACGGCCAGAAGACGTGGACGACGCTGGGCCAGTACGGCGACTGGATCTTCACCCTGGTCCGCACCGACCCGGACGTGAAGAAGCAGGCGGGCATCTCGATGCTCCTCATCGACATGACCTCGCCCGGTCTCACCGTCCGCCCGATCGAGCTGATCGACGGCGGCCACGAGGTCAACGAGGTGTGGTTCGAGGACGTCCGCGTCCCGGCCGGCAACCTCGTCGGCGAGCTGAACTCCGGCTGGACGCAGGCGAAGTTCCTCCTCGGCAACGAGCGCGTCGGCGTCGCCCCGGTGGGTGGCACGAAGCGGGTGCTGGCGCAGGCCAAGGACTGGGCCCGCGAGACCGGCCAGCTCGACGACCCGCTCACCAGCAGCCGCATCGCCGAGCTCGAGAACGAGCTGCTCGCCCTGGAGCTGACCGCGCTCCGCGTGGTCGCCCACTCCGCCGACGGCAAGCCCCACCCGGCCTCGTCGGTGCTCAAGCTCAAGGGCACCGAGCTGCAGCAGGCGGTCTCCGAGCTGGTCGTCGACCTCGCCGGGCCGGCCTCGCTGGCCACCGGCGCCGGGGACGACTCGGACCTGCCGTGGTGGTCGCGCCGCGCCACCCCGGCGTACCTCAACCTCCGCAAGGCCTCGATCTACGGCGGCTCCAACGAGGTGCAGCGCCAGATCATCGCCAAGACGATCCTCGGACTCTGA
- a CDS encoding VOC family protein: MPVQLSPYLHFDGTTREAMTFYRSVLGGELTISTFGEYGMEGSAADGVMHSMLRTEEGLMFMASDLPPGTTLTPGDATVSLTLSGDDEARLRGWFEGLAEGGEVHVPLEKQMWGDVFGQLKDRYGVQWMVDVG; this comes from the coding sequence ATGCCCGTCCAGCTCAGCCCCTACCTGCACTTCGACGGCACCACCCGCGAGGCGATGACCTTCTACCGGTCGGTCCTCGGCGGGGAGCTGACCATCAGCACCTTCGGCGAGTACGGCATGGAGGGCTCGGCCGCCGACGGTGTCATGCACTCGATGCTGCGCACCGAGGAGGGCCTGATGTTCATGGCCTCCGACCTCCCGCCCGGCACCACGCTCACCCCCGGCGACGCCACCGTGTCGCTGACCCTCAGCGGCGACGACGAGGCGCGCCTGCGCGGCTGGTTCGAGGGACTCGCGGAGGGCGGGGAGGTGCACGTCCCGCTGGAGAAGCAGATGTGGGGCGACGTGTTCGGCCAGCTCAAGGACCGGTACGGCGTGCAGTGGATGGTCGACGTCGGCTGA
- a CDS encoding aldo/keto reductase — translation MASRMDSRTLGRTGRDVSVVGLGTWQLGADWGEVSEDDARAVLEASVADGVTFFDTADVYGDGRSEQVIGSFLREHDGITVATKMGRRVDQVPENYRLDAFREWTDRSRRNLGVDTLDLVQLHCPPSATIDDDATYDALDTLVADGAIAAYGVSVETADQALSAIARPNLASVQIILNAFRLKPLDRVLPAAQEAGVGIIARVPLASGLLSGKYDEDTTFADDDHRTYNRDGSAFDRGETFSGVDFATGVAAAREFTALVAEHGPEGAAAAQVALAWVWQQPGVTTVIPGARNPEQARANAAAGTLPPLSQDLLDGVRRIYDTHFREAVHHQW, via the coding sequence ATGGCTTCCCGCATGGACTCCCGCACCCTCGGACGCACCGGCCGCGACGTCTCGGTCGTCGGTCTCGGCACCTGGCAGCTCGGCGCCGACTGGGGCGAGGTGAGCGAGGACGACGCGCGGGCCGTGCTCGAGGCGTCGGTGGCCGACGGGGTCACCTTCTTCGACACCGCCGACGTCTACGGCGACGGCCGCAGCGAGCAGGTGATCGGCTCCTTCCTCCGCGAACACGACGGCATCACCGTGGCCACCAAGATGGGGCGCCGCGTCGACCAGGTCCCGGAGAACTACCGGCTGGACGCCTTCCGCGAGTGGACCGACCGCTCGCGCCGCAACCTCGGCGTGGACACCCTCGACCTGGTCCAGCTGCACTGCCCGCCGAGCGCCACGATCGACGACGACGCGACGTACGACGCGCTCGACACCCTGGTCGCCGACGGCGCGATCGCGGCGTACGGTGTCTCGGTCGAGACCGCCGACCAGGCGCTGTCGGCGATCGCCCGCCCGAACCTGGCCAGCGTGCAGATCATCCTCAACGCCTTCCGGCTCAAGCCCCTGGACCGCGTGCTCCCCGCCGCGCAGGAGGCCGGCGTCGGGATCATCGCGCGGGTGCCGCTCGCCTCCGGGCTGCTGTCGGGCAAGTACGACGAGGACACCACCTTCGCCGACGACGACCACCGCACCTACAACCGCGACGGCAGCGCCTTCGACCGTGGCGAGACCTTCTCCGGCGTCGACTTCGCGACCGGCGTGGCCGCCGCGCGCGAGTTCACCGCGCTCGTCGCCGAGCACGGCCCCGAGGGAGCCGCCGCCGCCCAGGTCGCGCTCGCGTGGGTCTGGCAGCAGCCCGGCGTCACCACCGTCATCCCGGGTGCGCGCAACCCCGAGCAGGCCCGCGCCAACGCCGCGGCCGGCACGCTCCCTCCGCTCTCGCAGGACCTCCTCGACGGGGTCCGCCGGATCTACGACACCCACTTCCGTGAGGCGGTCCACCACCAGTGGTGA
- a CDS encoding rhodanese-like domain-containing protein, with product MRLLLLPLLLCGLLGLTAACAEDASEVQRLIEKRGAAVLDVRTPDEYAAGHVEGAVNIDLAADDFRDRVAQLPRGRYYVVYCESGERSTQAIEVMRGLGFGSVVNGGGYDSLVDLGIPTE from the coding sequence GTGAGGCTGCTCCTCCTGCCCCTGCTGCTCTGCGGGCTCCTCGGCCTGACCGCGGCCTGCGCCGAGGACGCCAGCGAGGTGCAGCGCCTCATCGAGAAGCGCGGCGCGGCCGTGCTCGACGTGCGCACCCCCGACGAGTACGCCGCCGGCCACGTCGAGGGGGCGGTCAACATCGACCTCGCCGCCGACGACTTCCGCGACCGGGTCGCCCAGCTCCCGCGCGGGCGCTACTACGTCGTCTACTGCGAGTCGGGGGAGCGGTCGACCCAGGCCATCGAGGTGATGCGCGGCCTCGGCTTCGGCAGCGTCGTCAACGGCGGCGGCTACGACTCGCTCGTCGACCTCGGCATCCCCACCGAGTGA
- the rlmC gene encoding 23S rRNA (uracil(747)-C(5))-methyltransferase RlmC, translated as MDAPPLTRSVAARCDYFDTGRCRSCALLDQPYDAQLADKQREVEALLPAPAAGWSEPVASPPVEFRNKAKMVVGGTAAEPTLGILDAAFAGVDLRECRLHTRGLHDALPVLADFVRQADLAPYDVVQRRGELKHLLVTESPAGELMVRFVCRSQEPAARLRKHLPSLLGRLPVAVATVNLQPAHKAVLEGEREIVLTPAATLAMPLGAVTLHLRPRSFFQTNTAMATALYGEAVAWTTDLAPRSVWDLYSGVGGFALHLAAPGRAVTGVEISHEAVRSAEHSAAAAGLADVRFLPGDATTYAVNAAPEVVPDLVVVNPPRRGIGDQLAGWLEGSGVPHVLYSSCNARTLAADLAAMPSYAPLRGRLLDMFPHTRHYEVLVLLGRR; from the coding sequence ATGGACGCCCCGCCGCTGACCCGGTCGGTCGCCGCCCGCTGCGACTACTTCGACACCGGCCGGTGCCGCTCGTGCGCGCTGCTCGACCAGCCGTACGACGCGCAGCTCGCCGACAAGCAGCGGGAGGTCGAGGCGCTCCTGCCGGCGCCGGCGGCGGGGTGGTCCGAGCCCGTGGCGTCGCCGCCGGTCGAGTTCCGCAACAAGGCCAAGATGGTCGTCGGGGGCACCGCGGCGGAGCCCACGCTGGGCATCCTCGACGCGGCCTTCGCGGGCGTGGACCTGCGGGAGTGCCGGCTCCACACGCGGGGTCTCCACGACGCCCTGCCGGTGCTGGCCGACTTCGTGCGGCAGGCCGACCTGGCGCCGTACGACGTGGTGCAGCGGCGCGGCGAGCTCAAGCACCTGCTGGTGACCGAGTCACCGGCCGGTGAGTTGATGGTGCGGTTCGTGTGCCGGTCCCAGGAGCCGGCTGCACGGCTGCGCAAGCACCTGCCCTCGCTGCTCGGGCGGCTGCCGGTCGCGGTCGCCACGGTGAACCTCCAGCCCGCGCACAAGGCGGTGCTCGAGGGCGAGCGGGAGATCGTGCTGACCCCGGCCGCCACGCTCGCGATGCCGCTCGGCGCGGTGACCCTGCACCTGCGCCCGCGCAGCTTCTTCCAGACCAACACCGCCATGGCCACCGCGTTGTACGGCGAGGCGGTCGCGTGGACCACGGACCTCGCGCCGCGCTCGGTGTGGGACCTCTACTCCGGCGTCGGCGGGTTCGCCCTCCACCTGGCCGCGCCGGGCCGGGCGGTCACCGGGGTGGAGATCTCCCACGAGGCGGTCCGCTCGGCCGAGCACAGCGCCGCGGCGGCCGGCCTCGCCGACGTCCGGTTCCTGCCCGGCGACGCCACGACGTACGCGGTCAACGCCGCACCGGAGGTGGTCCCGGACCTCGTCGTGGTCAACCCTCCCCGGCGCGGCATCGGGGACCAGCTGGCCGGGTGGCTGGAGGGCTCCGGCGTGCCGCACGTGCTGTACTCCAGCTGCAACGCCCGGACCCTCGCCGCCGACCTGGCCGCGATGCCGTCGTACGCCCCGCTGCGCGGCCGGCTGCTCGACATGTTCCCGCACACCCGGCACTACGAGGTCCTGGTCCTCCTCGGCCGTCGGTGA